One Equus caballus isolate H_3958 breed thoroughbred chromosome 17, TB-T2T, whole genome shotgun sequence DNA window includes the following coding sequences:
- the GPR12 gene encoding G-protein coupled receptor 12: protein MNEDLKVNLSGLPRDYLDAGAAENASAAVSSQVPVVKPEPELVVNPWDIVLCTSGTLISCENAVVVLIIFHNPSLRAPMFLLIGSLALADLLAGIGLIINFVFAYLLQSEATKLVTIGLIVASFSASVCSLLAITVDRYLSLYYALTYHSERTVTFTYVMLIMLWGTSICLGLLPVMGWNCLRDESTCSVVRPLTKNNAAILSVCFLFMFALMLQLYIQICKIVMRHAHQIALQHHFLATSHYVTTRKGVSTLAIILGTFAACWMPFTLYSLIADYTYPSIYTYATLLPATYNSIINPVIYAFRNQEIQKALCLICCGCIPPSLSQRARSPSDV from the coding sequence ATGAATGAAGACCTGAAGGTCAATTTAAGCGGGCTGCCTCGGGATTATTTAGATGCCGGTGCTGCGGAGAACGCGTCGGCGGCCGTCTCCTCCCAGGTTCCTGTCGTAaagccagagccagagctggTTGTCAACCCCTGGGACATTGTGTTGTGTACCTCGGGAACCCTCATCTCCTGTGAGAATGCCGTGGTGGTCCTTATCATCTTCCATAACCCCAGCCTGCGAGCGCCCATGTTCCTGCTGATAGGCAGCCTGGCTCTTGCAGACCTGCTGGCCGGCATTGGCCTCATCATCAATTTTGTTTTTGCCTACCTTCTTCAGTCAGAAGCCACCAAGCTGGTCACAATCGGACTCATTGTcgcctctttctctgcctctgtctgcaGCTTGCTGGCTATCACTGTTGACCGCTACCTCTCCCTGTATTACGCTCTGACATACCATTCGGAGAGAACGGTCACGTTTACCTATGTCATGCTCATCATGCTCTGGGGGACCTCCATCTGCCTGGGACTGCTGCCCGTCATGGGCTGGAACTGCCTCAGGGACGAGTCCACCTGCAGCGTGGTCAGACCTCTCACCAAGAACAACGCAGCCATCCTTTCTGTCTGCTTCCTCTTCATGTTTGCGCTCATGCTTCAGCTCTACATCCAGATCTGTAAGATTGTGATGAGGCACGCCCATCAGATAGCCCTGCAGCACCACTTCCTGGCCACCTCGCACTACGTCACCACCCGGAAGGGCGTCTCGACGCTGGCCATCATCCTGGGGACCTTTGCTGCTTGCTGGATGCCTTTCACCCTCTATTCCTTGATCGCTGATTACACCTACCCCTCCATCTACACCTACGCCACGCTCCTGCCCGCCACCTACAACTCCATCATCAACCCTGTCATATATGCTTTCAGAAACCAAGAGATCCAGAAAGCCCTCTGTCTCATCTGCTGCGGCTGTATCCCACCCAGTCTCTCCCAGAGGGCACGGTCACCCAGCGATGTGTAG